A genome region from Bufo gargarizans isolate SCDJY-AF-19 chromosome 2, ASM1485885v1, whole genome shotgun sequence includes the following:
- the LHB gene encoding lutropin subunit beta produces the protein MLPAVRMFTPQLISLVLVTYLSAVQGRLPCHLVNATISAEKDHCPVCITFTTTICSGHCWAKDPVYKTALAAVKQKICTYKDIRYDTIKLPDCLPGTDPFFTYPVALSCDCDLCKMDYSDCTVESSSEPDVCVKSRLDM, from the exons ATGCTCCCTGCTGTAAG AATGTTTACTCCTCAACTAATATCCTTGGTCCTGGTTACTTACTTGTCTGCTGTGCAAGGGCGTCTGCCATGTCATCTCGTCAATGCCACCATATCTGCCGAGAAGGACCACTGTCCAGTGTGCATCACCTTTACAACCACAATCTGCAGTGGTCACTGTTGGGCAAAG gatCCAGTCTATAAAACTGCTCTTGCTGCAGTTAAACAAAAAATCTGCACGTATAAAGACATTCGCTATGACACCATCAAACTACCAGACTGTTTACCTGGCACAGACCCTTTCTTCACCTACCCTGTGGCACTGAGTTGTGACTGTGACCTCTGTAAGATGGACTACAGCGACTGTACCGTGGAGAGTAGTAGTGAGCCTGATGTGTGCGTGAAGAGCCGC